The nucleotide window TATGGGGAACAGGTGGGAAGGTACCATCACCCCTCTGGGGTTCCCATGGCTTTAGGGGTTGGGAGTTTTGGGATATGGAGGAGTGCAGCAAACCCTTGGCCAAGGTGATGGGCGACCTTGGGATGCAGAAGAACATCCTGCTGCCCCCATCCCCTCCAGAAGAGGGGGTGCAGGCGGTGCCCCCCATCcccacccatcccagcagcacccGCAGCGTTGCCACCTCCCGGATCATCGAGGCCGATTGCCAAACCTCGCTGGGGCAGAGATTGCCAAAGCAGCTGTGGAGagcagtggggatggaggggctcAGCGTGGGCAGTGTCCTGCTGACCGGCTGTGATGGGGGGCTCGGCCTGGGGCTGCTGAAGGGGttgctggagcagcccagcccacctCGGCACATCTTTGCTGCTTGCCTGGACCCCCAGGGCAAGGTAGGGAGGGCACTGGTGTGGGAGGACAGGAGGGACTCAGCTCTCGGTTGGGAGCCTGGGGATGCCACAATCCCACCTGGAACTGGGAGGCTGAGTGCCAGCATCCTGCACAATGAATGGCatggaaaaatatatgtatatatatatatatatatatatatatatatataaaataaaaatacatatatgtgtattaaatatttaaaatacctttgtatgtattaaatatgtatatatttaatttttctgcctctcttggCACAGGTAGGTGCATGATGGGGAGTGCAGGGGGGGTTGCTGGCAGCCCCCGTGCCGGGGGCATTGCTCCTGGGAGCTTTGAagctgccaggctcagccaggTGCAGAGAAGCAGTGACTCGCCCCAAATTGCTCCCACTGGATCTTGTTGTAACTTGTCAGCTGTGACATGAGGGGCCACCCTCTTCCCACCCCAGCGCAGTGCAGGGCCTCCCTTCCCCTGAGCTTCCCCACATGACCCCCTCACCCCACTTTCTCCACTTAGGCTGTCAACGAGGTGGCTTTGGGCTTTCCCAACGTCATGATCCTGCCTCTAGGTAAGTGCTGGGGCGGGAAAGGGATGAAGCTTCTCCAGATTTAATTGCAACCGTGGGTGGCTCCAGGAAATGCCACCAAGCAGGTGGGTCCCTTGGTTTGGCTTAGCTCATCCAGGTCACTGATGGGACCAGGAGGATGCTCAGCAGCTGGGAGTTGCCTCCTGCCATGTTTTACAGCATCTTGCCAGAGAGTTGTCACCagcctgtccccaaaccctcctgtcCCCTTGCAGATGTAACAGACCCCAACAGCATCAAGGCAGCAGTTGGGAAGGTGTGGGAGGAGGTGGGAAGTGTTGGCCTCAACCTCCTGATTAACAACACCAGCACCACACGCCGCAGCACCTTGGCCACCGAGACAGCAGAGAACATGAGCCTCGTCTACACCACCAACACCATCGGGCCCCTGCAGACAAGCCAGGTGAGGGCACAGCAACCCCTGCCCCAAACACTGGCAacaaggaggaagaggatgtgATGCCTGAGATTCCATCCCCTGCAGGccttcctgcccctgctgaAGAAGGCAGCTGATGCTGAAGGGCAGCATGagatgagctgcagcagagctgccatcaTCAACATCTCCAGCATCCTGGGCTCCATCGAGGTTGCAGAGGCttgggaggagaggcaggacaTCTGTTACCGCTGCAGCAAGGTACCGCCACCgggaggatggggaggaatttgggggtcACCTCCTCTGGGATTCCCCCCACCACTGGCCCTGGCATTGCCAAATCATGATGGCAAAGAGGGGAATTTgtcctcccaggctgctctgaacaTGCTCACCAAGTGCCTGGCCCTGGAGTACGGGAGCAGCGGGAtcctctgtgtgtctgtggatCCTGGACATGTGACGCCTCCCTTGGAGCCAGGGATGGTGAGTGATGCCAGGTGCATGGAGTCCTAGCTCAGCAAGGTCCCATGGGCACCCATTCCTGGGGGCATCCTTTCCCAGGAGCATCCCTTCCCATGAACATCCCTTCTCAGGGTCATCCTTTCAACAAAGAAATCCCTAGAAACATTGCTTCCCACAGACATCCTTTCCCATGGGCACCACTTCATTTCTTCCCATGGACATCCCTTTCCCATGAACATCCCCTCCTGAGGCATCCTTGACCATGGTCTATggacatccctgtcccttgGTCCTACAGTGGCTGTGCCACCACAGCAAAGGGACAATTCCAGGCTCTCTCCCCAAACCATCCAATTTCTTccctatttttaatttcctttcccaTTCTGATGGTCAGCAGAGGGCACCTCAGTCCTGCACTCAGCTATCCCTTACCCTGCTCTGGCTGACAAATGGGTCActttttaattagaaatgaaaaaaattaacctCCGTCCTTACAGCACTCAAATGAGGGACAATCAATTTTGTGCAAAGATGCATCTCTTGtctgctggagcatctccagctgCTCACAAACCaacccagctggagctggctctCCACCATACCATGGGTGGGattgggggtgctgggatggagaatCTTTGTTCACTTTTTCCCTTGCCCTTGGGTGCAACAGGGCCCAGTGACGTTGGAGGAGAGCGTGCGGGgggtcctgcagctgctggcccagctctCAGCCACCAGCAACGGCACCTTCTGGGACTGGAGAGGGCAGAGGCTGCCTTGGTGAGAGCAGCATCTGCCCTCTGGGCTTGAAtaattaataaaagcaaattaattgtCATTTCCAGGCTGACTGTGATTTAGTGGGGCgaggggcaggggaagagaaaCAGGGATGCACAGGTTTGGGGATGAGAGTTGGATTTGCTGTTCTCTTGGCCTGGGATGCTGATTTGGTCCAGGGCAGCATAAGGAAGAATGCTCCAAGTGTGGTACTGAATTCAAGGCATCCCCTGGGGCCAGGAGAACTCCCTGGGATTCCTCACTCTATGGCCAGAAGCCATACTGCTTATGGGGACATCCCAGAGGGCCCCAAACTCAGCCTTTGTCCTGCTGAGCCTgcccaccccaaaaacagctgGCCTTTCCATGCCCACCCCAAGGATGCTGCCAGGCATTTTTCTTGGGGGGTTTCACAGCCAGAGATCTCCCAAGTCTCAGCACATGCCTAAAGATGTCTTTTCACACCTGGGCAGGGTGTCCTGGGCTGACCCTCCCTGAAAACATCCCTCATGGTACATCAGGAAATACTGCAAACAGCCGCCCATTCTCATTCCTGTGAGTGCATTCCTGTAGAGGCTCTCAGATGACATTTTTTAAGCCAATCCTCAAAAGAGGGACCAGAAGAAAATGCACAGTATCTCAAGTGGCTTAGATATAGAGGGTTTTGGCAAGCCCATTGCtgtggggatgctctgggaagCTTGGTAGGGGTCATTTTGCAGGGACAGCTTCAGTTTTCCCACAgtggaggaggatgaaggatcATTCCCACGCTTGACAGGAGGGAGTGGGAGGTTGGGGCTCAGCCCCAAGGGCTGAGGCAGCCCCAGGTGGGTCCCTGGACCACACAGGAGCTCTGTTAAAGCCAGCAGGGTTGGGAGAGAAGGTCCCTCTAGTTAAAGCTCTTATCAAGCAGTGGATCATCACTGGTGGTTTTACATGAGCTCTGTGTGGGCTTTATATAAACAGGAATCATCACTAGGCAtgaagggaggaagaaaaggaggaggaggaggaggaggaggaggaggaggaggagaaggaa belongs to Oenanthe melanoleuca isolate GR-GAL-2019-014 chromosome 11, OMel1.0, whole genome shotgun sequence and includes:
- the LOC130257868 gene encoding C-factor-like: MEGLSVGSVLLTGCDGGLGLGLLKGLLEQPSPPRHIFAACLDPQGKAVNEVALGFPNVMILPLDVTDPNSIKAAVGKVWEEVGSVGLNLLINNTSTTRRSTLATETAENMSLVYTTNTIGPLQTSQAFLPLLKKAADAEGQHEMSCSRAAIINISSILGSIEVAEAWEERQDICYRCSKAALNMLTKCLALEYGSSGILCVSVDPGHVTPPLEPGMGPVTLEESVRGVLQLLAQLSATSNGTFWDWRGQRLPW